In [Phormidium] sp. ETS-05, the genomic window TCCGGTTTTTATCAGTTTGAATACATTTCGATATGGCCTCAATAGCTGCCATCCAGAAACCGGGGAATTCCTACCTAACCCAAGGCTATCAGAGCCGGGAAAAGGGAGGTTTTTTAACCATCCCATCCCCCCATTTGCTCCTTCTTGTGAAACCCCGGATATGGTGGAAATTTGGCTCGATCGCCTATCCTCTTACAAACAGGTTGAACCCAGACGCGGCTTGTTAAAGGCAGGCAAATCAAACGGAATTTAACAAGTTCCGCTCAGCCACCAAGGAAAGGAAATCTGACCCTTGAAAAACATGGAGAAATTAAAATGATGTCCCAGCTTAATTTGTGTTACTATGCCAATCACACAAACCACATCCAGATTTTAAAGGTAAAACAAGGTCAAAAAGTTTTTTGGGAGCGGGTGGTTTTCCCCCAAGAGCGGCTGTTTTTCTCCGCTAGCCATAGTGACGAATTAGAAATATATGGTAAAATCGCCAATCAAATGGCAAAAATTGAGCATATTTCTTGTCAATACTTATTTGTCCATGATGGAATTGCGCCAGTTGCACATAATTTTTTCGTGAATTCAAATGCTGGATAGCCGCACTCTGCTTGATCTAACTGGTCAATAGGCAATTGAGTTAATTCTCTTTCCATTTTTTCGACGGTCAGCATAATTAGGATTAATGAGGTTAGGGATTATGAATGGCAATGGGGAAAAAAATAACCGGGCTAATACATGGGGATGGTGGGTAGAAATAGTCACGCTGGAAGAGCCTTGTACTTACTATTTTGGCGAATTTGAGACTAAGCATGAAGCTGAGGAGGCTAAGCATAGCTATATTCAAGACCTGCGAGAAGAAGGACACCAAAATATGCTGGTGCAAATTCGGTTATGTCTTCCTGAGAAATTAACGGTTTCTGAAGCTGAATTATCTGAGGAAGAACTATTCCGAGAACAGCCCGGTTTGGCAGAGATGCGCCTTGCTTCTTGAACGGGGGATGATGCCGGAATAAATTCTCCCCTGATTCCTTTTCCCTCCAGTCACGAGGTGGGATGGGTTAGCTCTTTGTCGTTCATCTCTGGGAGCTGACCCACTTATCTCGTTGGCAATCTGTAATCACAAAAATAGCAGGAGAAACCTCATCATATTATAGATGTTTTTCGCCAAAGGGGGGAGATGATGCTACCCAATCACCAACCTGCGGTTACGGATATTACTCAGCTATCTACCCAAGATTTTCACAATTCCCCTGTAAAGTGGAATGACAGACAACGTATGTCAGCAAATCAGGCTGGTGACTTTTGGGATCAGCTTAGAAGTAAGATTAGGCAGGGGGGAAGATTATGTCCACCAAAATAATTAATTTAACCTTTTCAGTGGTGACGGCCAGCATCGAAAACATTCTGGCGAATTATCCAGAGGAACCCTATCAAAAAGCGTTTAATAGTGGGATTTTGCGTCAAGAGTTAATTGCTTATGTCTTGAGTCGGGTTCCTAACAAATATATTATTCAGGAAGAAGGGAAAAATATGGCGCCGATTCATAGTCAAATTTCATGGGAAGTGCAGGTGCCTATAGAACTTATGGTCCATCAGGGGATACAGGAAGTGTTTGAGGAATATGCCTTGATGCAGGTATCGTAGGGTTAGGGTTTCTCCTGGTAGGGGAGAGGGTGAGTCCTAAATCGGCGAAAGCCGCTAGGCGTAGGCGACAGGCATCGCAAATACCACAAGCTGACTCGCCTCCGGCGTAGCAGGACCAGGTTTGGGA contains:
- a CDS encoding late competence development ComFB family protein; amino-acid sequence: MSTKIINLTFSVVTASIENILANYPEEPYQKAFNSGILRQELIAYVLSRVPNKYIIQEEGKNMAPIHSQISWEVQVPIELMVHQGIQEVFEEYALMQVS
- a CDS encoding DUF1830 domain-containing protein, whose product is MMSQLNLCYYANHTNHIQILKVKQGQKVFWERVVFPQERLFFSASHSDELEIYGKIANQMAKIEHISCQYLFVHDGIAPVAHNFFVNSNAG
- a CDS encoding DUF1816 domain-containing protein, whose protein sequence is MNGNGEKNNRANTWGWWVEIVTLEEPCTYYFGEFETKHEAEEAKHSYIQDLREEGHQNMLVQIRLCLPEKLTVSEAELSEEELFREQPGLAEMRLAS